The window GACCCTGCCCGACGACGAAGGCGAGCCGGCAGTCGACCAGGACGACCTCTGCGACATCGCCGACGCCCTCCGCAAGGCCGCCGCGGCTGTGATCGTCGAGGGCCGGGTGAAGCACACGGAGTACGCGGCGAACTCGCTCGGTCGGGTCGACCCGTGCACGCTGCTGACCGGGCAGCAGATCAACACGGCGATGCCGACGACGTTCAAGCCACAGGTCGGAAACCCCACCAAACACCGTTGCACGTGGGGTGTGCACGAGGAACTGGAACTCGCCGCCGAGATCAGTGACTGGCCACTGGACGAGGAGTTCTACGCCCCGGAGACGATCGCGGGCCGACCGTCCTTTGTGTACACGTCGAAAGAGGGCGGGTTTGCCTACTGCGAAGTGGTGACGGCGAACATCGAGGACGCGCCGAACACCCGCGAGACCCTGTCGGTCTACGTCTCCGACAAGATCGACAAACCGGACCCCTGCATCGCCGCCCGCAAACTCGCCGCGGTCGTCTGGCCACAGTTGCCCGCCGCGCCCTGAGCCACACTGGTGCTGGGCGAGGTCGGCGAGTGCTGACCTCGCCCAGCAACAACTCAGCTGACGGGTTCGAGCGCCGCTTCCTCGGTGACAGCGGCCTTCTTCTTGCGCTTCTTCACGGTGTGCACGATGAGGCCGCCGATCACGACCACGCCGAGCAGGACCAGGCCGCCGGTCGACAGCGCGCCCTCGATGCGCTTGGCTGCCTCGCCGAGAGCGGCGCCGATGCTGATGTGGATGGCCGACCAGCAAGCCGCCCCCGCGACCACGGCGGGCAGGAACTTGCGGTACGGGAGGCCGGACGTGCCCGCCGCCGCCGGGGTCAGGGTGCGCACCACCGGCATGAAGCGGGCGAAGAACACCGCCCACGCGCCGCGCCTGCGGAGGATGTCGGTGGCCTTGTCCCAGCCCTCGGTGCCGTACTTCTGGATCAGCTTGGTCTCGCGCAGCTTCGGGCCGAAGCGGCGGCCGATGAAGTAGCCGATCGAGTCGCCGATGCCCGCGCAGACCGTGACCACGAGCCACAGCAACAGGAAGCGCGGGGCGCTGTTGACGGTCGTGGAGGCCACCAGCAGCCCCGCCTCACCCGGTGCGATGAAGCCCAGGCCGATGGTGCACTCCGCCAGCACCAGACCGCCTGTCGCCGCCACGAGAGCAGGCTGCGGCAGTGCCTGGAGCCATTCGAGCACGTCGGTAACCAAAGCCACGGTCGATCCCCCTCAAGAATCGGCGCCGGACCACCCGGCGCCGCACGAAGTCTCTCGTTTGGAGGGAGCCTGGCATAACAGGGTTCCCCCTGAGATCGGACCGAGATCCGATCTTCGGGTCATCCTGTGGTCTGACTACCGCTTGAGCAGCGCGCTGATCTCCTGGCTCGCCGAGCCCGCCTGCGCGAGGTGCCGCAGGTTCTCCGGGACCTCGTCGCCGCGGTGTTCGACGGCCTGGGTGTAGAGGCGGCCCGCGCGGTACGACGAGCGCACCAGCGGCCCGGCCATGACCCCGGCGAAGCCGAGCGCCTCCGCGGTTTCCTTGTGCTGCAGGAACTCCTCGGGCTTGACCCACCGGTCGATCGGGTGGTGGCGCACGCTCGGGCGCAGGTACTGGGTGATCGTGATGATGTCGCACCCGGCGTCGTGCAGGTCGCTGAGCGCCTCGGTGACCTCTTCGGGCGTCTCGCCCATGCCGAGGATCAGGTTCGACTTGGTGATCAGCCCGAAGTCACGCGCCTCGGTGATCACCTGCAGCGAACGCTCGTAGCGGAACGCCGGGCGGATGCGCTTGAAGATCCGCGGGACGGTCTCCAGGTTGTGCGCCAGCACCTGCGGGCGCGAGCCGAAGACCTCGGCCAGCTGGTCCGGTTCGGCGTTGAAGTCCGGGATCAGCAGCTCGACACCGGTGCCCGGGTTGAGCGCGTGGATCTGTCGGACCGTCTCGGCGTAGAGCCACGCGCCGCCGTCGTCGAGGTCGTCGCGGGCGACGCCGGTGATCGTCGAGTAGCGCAGGCCCATCGCCTGCACCGACTCGGCGACGCGGCGGGGCTCGTCGCGGTCGAGGTCGGACGGTTTGCCGGTGTCGATCTGGCAGAAGTCGCAGCGCCGGGTGCACTGCTCACCGCCGATGAGGAACGTGGCCTCGCGGTCTTCCCAGCATTCGTAGATGTTGGGACAGCCCGCCTCCTCGCAGACCGTATGCAGGCCCTCGCGGCGGACGAGGCCCTTGAGTTCACGGAACTCGGGCCCCATCTTCGCGCGGGTCTTGATCCACGAAGGCTTCTTCTCGATCGGGGTCTGGCTGTTGCGCACTTCCAGGCGCAGCATCTTCCGACCCTCAGGCGCAACCGTCACGGCGTCAGGCTACGCCCACGATCGGCGTGACTGGTATCACGTAGGTCACTCCGGGTCCGGCGAAACGCCGGTCAGGTCGGCGCTCCGCTGCCACAATGTCCGGCCAAGATCGGGGTTTACCGCCGCTGCCCTCGGCTTCGCCCGCCCGGGAGCGCCGAAGACCTCACCCGGTCCGGTCGGGCCGAAGTACTCGCCACCCCGCACGTCGGGCGCCGTGGCGGCGTAGAGCTGGGGCAGCGCGCCGCGCTCGACGGACTGGGTGATGAGCTTGTTCCCGAGGCTCACGACCTTGGACACCGCGCCGCCGAGCGGCCCGGGGACGCGCAGCCGGGCCGAGTTGACGGCGAGGTCGGTCTCGGTCATGCCGGGATGCGCCGCGACGCTGATCACCGTCTCGCCCGCGGCGAGCAGCCGCCGGTCGAGCTCGATGGCGAACAGCAGGTTCGCCAGCTTGGACTGCGCGTACGCGGCGGCGGCGTTGTAGCCGCGGCGCTCGAAGTTCAGGTCGTCGACGTCGATGCGGCCGGAGCGGTGGGCGATGCTCGACAGCGTCACCACCCGCGCGTCCGGCACGCCGCGCAGCGCGGGCATCAGCAGCCACGTGAGCGCGGCGTGGCCGAGGTGGTTGGTGCCGATCTGCAGCTCGAAGCCGTCGGCCGTGGTGGCCTTGGGCGTGCCCATCACCCCGGCGTTGTTCATCAGCACGTCGAGCCGGTCGCCGGTGCGTTCGCGGACCTCCGCGGCGGCCTTGCGGACCGACGCCAGGTCGGCGAGGTCGATCTCGAGCAGCTCGGCCGCGCCGTCGATGGCCGCGATCGCCGCCCGGCCGCGCTCCAGCGACCGGGCTCCGACGAACACGTGCGCGCCTTTGGCCGCCAGCACCTGGGCGCTGCGCAGCCCCAAGCCGGAGTTCGCTCCGGTGATCAGGACAGTGCGGCCGCCCAGGTCGGGCAGGTCGGCTTCGGACCACGTCATCGTGCCCTCCAAAGGTCTACTCCCACCGACCCTAGGAACAGTGGGCTGAGAGCGCGCTCAGGCGCTCGCGACCAGCCTGCGGAACAGCTGCTCGACCGGGTGCCTGCGGCGCTCGGGGCGGTCCGGCGCGCTGCGCACCAGGGCGACGAACGCGGCGCCCACCCGGGTGATCTCGTCGCGGGTCTCGTGCGGCTCGGCCAGGCCCGCGGCGAGCGCGAGCATGCGGTGTTCGCTCTCGACACCCGGGCGCAGCGCGCTCGGGTAGGTCTCGATGCCCTGGTCGACGAGCCTGCGCAGGACCGGGAACTCGGTGGCGGTGGTGCGCCACGCCCGGGAGACGGCGTCGACCGGGTCGATCGACGGGTCGCGCTCGGCCTCGGCCTGCGCCAGGCCGAGCCTGCCGGTCAGCTTCAGGGTCCACTTGTAGTGCAGGGCGAGCAGCAGCTCCTCGGGGCCGGTGAAGACCTCGACGGCCTCCGGCACCTCGGCGAACGGCAGCTCCCCGCTCGGGTTGTTCTCGGCGTACTCGACGATGGCTTCCATCGCGTCGCGCCTGCGGTAGTAGTCGTTCCAGCTCATGGCTTCCTGGCTCCCCTCCGTGACCTCGGCCATACCGTGGGTTTCCGGCATACCGTCGGTACGGAACCGATACCGCCAACCTACCACGGGTACGTACCGCCGGTATGTCGTACCGTTGTGAATATGGCGACAGCGCAGTCGAGGCGAGTGGATTACAGCGAAAGCACCAGGCAGGCCCTGGTGGACTCCGCGGTGTATTTGTTCACCAAGCGTGGGTATTCCGCTACCTCACTCGATGTCATCGCCAAACGCGCCCGAGTGACGAAGGGTGCGCTCTACCACCACTTCAGCGGCAAACAAGCCCTGTTCGAGGCCGCTTTCGGGGCCGTTGAGACGGGGGTGATGGGCCGTTTGGCCGAAGTCGTCGCCGGGCCCGGCAGTGCTTGGGACAGGGCTATGGCCGGTATCCAGGCATATATCAAAATGTGCATGGAACCGTCGTATCAGCGAATCGCCATCCACGAGGGTCCGGTGGTGATGGGATGGGAACGCTGGCGTGAAGCGGAGGAGCATTTCAGTTACGGGATTGTGAAGGCCGCGCTGGAGTCGCTGATCGAGGCGGGGGAAATCGAGGAATTGCCCATCGAGGTGACCACCCGCATCCTCTTCGGCGCCCTATCATCCGGGGCCACGATCATCGCGGGCTCCGAGGACCCGAAGCGGGCGGCCGCGGAGGTCGGCACCACGATCACCCGGGTACTGGAGGGCCTGCGCACGCAGGCGGCGCCTGAGTCGGGGGACGGGGTCGCACCGGTTCGGCGCCTGCGCGGATAACGTCTGGCAGGTCACCGGCGATTTCCCTGGTGAGCTCACTGGGGAGGCCGAGATCGAATCGACCACGGACGTCGTCCGCGCGCCATTTACCGACCGTCCGGCACTATCCGACCCGACTACGGCGATCCTGCTGCGCAACCGCGAACGCCAGCGCAAGATCAACACCTTCGCGTTGGTCGGCAGCAGCGTGATGCTCGTTCCCGCCCTGATCCTGGCCTTGGCGATCGGCGAATTTCGTCCGGTCAGTGCCCCTCAGGTCTTCGTGCTGGCGACGTTTCTCGTGATCCGGCGGCGGACCGTCGGCGGGTTGTCCGCGGGAAAGCGCCTGCTCGCGGAGCAGGCTTGGCGGCCAGTATCGGCACGGGTGGTCCGCGCGGGCCGGTGGTGGCTTGGCTGCCGGATCGAGGTGACTGACGGCGACTCCGTGGGTGTGCTGTTGGTGACTGGATTGACCCGAGCCCATGCCGCGGTGATCGCCCGCACCGGATCGGTCTGGGTGGTGGGGGACGTCATGGGAGTCGCGGTCGTCCGCGTCGACGGATCGCATGAACCTTGGCAGGCGAAGGCGCCGCGTTGGACGCGGTCACCGAGACTGTTCGCCGCCGGCCAGGACCCCACGATGATGCTGGCCCGTCGGATCCAGCGGGCGATGTCTTTGCAGTGGGCGAATCTCGCCTGGTTGCCGATCTTCGTGGCACTGGGTGTTTGGGCGTTTCCGGACCGCCCGTGGGTTGTGGTGGCCTGGGTGCTTCTCTTCGCGGCCGTGATGATCGCAGCCGTTGCTTTTCGGCTCCATCGCCACCCGATGCTGCATCGGCTGCCCGAACTTGTCGAAGCAGGCCCGTGGACGCCCGTTCAGGCGAGCCTTCGGCCGTGGCAGGCGCGGACGGACGACACCGCTCAGGCGTCGGCGGTGATCCGGCTCGCCGATGGGCGGACGATGACCGCCGACATGCGGTCGGCGTCGGTGGACCTGCTCGGGACGGTGTGGGACACCGGCACGCTGTGGTTCGCGGGGGAGCCGGAGCCGGGCAAGACCATGGCCGCGGGGTACCCCGGATACCCGCTGCTGGCCGTGGCGGTGATCCGATGACCGTCGCCTCGCTCCACGAGCCCGCCCAAGATCGGCCCGCTATGGCCGACTTGACGACGGCGATCCTGTTCGACCTGATGCGCCAGCGCGCATGGCGCCTTGTGGCCGCATGCGTCCTCATCGCGGTGGCGATAGGTCCGTTGGCCGCGCTCACGGCTCACGGTCTTGAAGAGAATCCCCCGTACCCGCTGGCGAGCGGTCTCGTCCTCATCTGGATCTTCGCGGCGTTCAACTCACTGTGGATCTTGTGGGTTCCTCGCTCGGCGCCGCTGCTGCGGACGTGGGCTTGGCGCCCGGCGCGAGCCCGTGTGGTGCGGGCGGGACGCCCCTCCTTCACCTCGCTGATCGAGTGCGACGGCGACCTCGTTCTGCGGGTCGACAGGCTGTCCCCTGCACACCACGCGCTCATCGCCCGGACTGGCCGGGTGTGGGTCGTCGGTTGCGACGACAAGGGCTGGGCGGCGGTGCGGGTGGACGGCTCGCACGTGGTGTTCCCAGCGCGGCGGGCCAAGGTGTCGCGGGAAGTGCCCGTGCAGGCGGAAGGCGACGTCACGGCGCTCACTGCCGCGCGGATGCGTTTTGGCGCCACGGCCCAAATCTGCTTACTTTCCGGGGTATTGGCGTGGACGGCGGTGATGCTCGCGCTGGATGTCCGCCTGACCTACTTGGGCAGCATCCTCGGCCTTTCGGTGGCGATGGCGGCCAAGCGACGCTTCTCGCTCGTCGACCGAAAGCTGCCCGCGTTGGTCGCGGACGCTGAGTGGTGTGAGCTGCCGGTCTCGATGAACCCCTGGTTCTGGCGGGAGGACGGCACTTCGACGGCTGAGGGTGTGGTCGCGCTGCCGGACGGTCGCACGCTCGCCCTGCGAATGCCCAACGCCACCGTCGATCTGCTCGGCACCATCTACGAAAGGGGAACAGGATGGTTCTCGGCGCCCCCCGCGAGCGGGAAGACCGTGGCGGTGGGATTCCCCGGGTATCCGCTGCTGGCCGTGGCCACGATCCGATGACCATCACCGAGCCCCGAACCGACCGGCCGGCCATGGCCGACCCGACGACGGCTGCACTGTTCCGCGCGCATCGCCGGGACGGGATCGTCCTGGTCTGCGCCGGACTGCTCCTGCCGTTGTGCGGCTGGTTCATGCTGTCGCTGGACGATGGCGGGTATTCGACGCCACTCATGCTCGGGTTCGGCGTGCTCGGGCTCGTCATCGCCGCGCGGGTCCGACTGTGGGTTCGCTGGCTGCGGCCCGGTGGACAGCTGCTGCGGGCGGAGGCCTGGCGCCCGGTCGCCGCGCGGGTGGCGCGGGCGGGCAGGCCGTGGTGGAACTCGGATGTGCGCCTCGACGATGGCACCGCGCTGCGGGTGACCGAGCTGACTGCCGCCCACCACGCGTTGATCGCGCGAACCGGTCGGGTGTGGGTGGTCGGACCGGACGACTCCGGCTGGGCTGCCCTGCGCGTCGACGGTGTGCGGAATGCGTTGCCCGCCCAACGGATCCGCGGAGCGGTAGGCCAGCCGCCGGTGGCCGGGGACGTGACGGCCCTCGCCGCCGCGCAGCTGCGCGCACGGTCCTTCGTGCCCGTGTGGATCCTTGTCGGCTGGGTGCCGTGGACCGCCTGGTGGATCGCGTCCAGCGGAAGCTGGTCGATCATCGGTTCGCTGATCGGATGGGCAGTCGTGGTCTTCGGCACTCGCGAGCGGCTCCTCGACCGGCATCTGCCCGCGTTCGTGGCGGGTGCCGAGTGGACCCCGTTGGAGGTGACCTTGAAGCCGTGGGGCGTCGGCCAGGGCGGGCACACCCGCGCTGACGGCCGGGTGTGGTTCGCCGACGGGACGTCGTCTCCGCTGTCGATGCCCAACGCGTCGGTCGACCTGCTCGCGGCCGCGCACGAAGCCGAGTCCCTCTGGTTCTCCGAGCGGCCGGAGCCGGGGAAGACCCTGGCGGTGGGGTTCCCCGGCTACCCGCTGCTTGCGATCGCGAAAGTCAGCTCAGTGCGAACGTGACACCGGGGCTGGCGGGCTCCGGCTTGTCCAGCCAGTGGTCGGACACCGCGAGCGCGCCTTCCAGCGCGTCCAAGACCAGTGCGCGGGCCAGGGGGAGCACCTCGGCCACGGTGACCGTGCGGCCCAGTTCCTTCGACAGGGACGTGACACCGGCGTCGCGGATGCCGCAGGGGACGATCCGGTCGAACGCGCCCAGGTCGGCGTCGCAGTTGATCTCGAAGCCGTGCATGGTGACGCCGCGCTGCACGCGGATGCCGATGGCGGCGATCTTGCGTTCCGGGCGGGTCTCGTCGGCGGCCAGCCAGACACCGCTGCGGCCCTCCACGCGGCCCGTGCGCAGGCCCAGCTTGGCGCACACGGCGATGAGGGCTTCCTCGATGCGCCGGACGTACTGCACCACGTCGACCGGGTCGGACAGCATGACGATCGGGTAGCCGACGAGCTGGCCGGGGCCGTGCCAGGTGATCTTGCCGCCGCGGTCGACGTCGATCACCGGGGTGCCGTCGTCGGGGCGCTCGTCGGGCTCGGTGCGCTTGCCCGCGGTGTAGACCGACGGGTGCTCCAGCAGCAGGAGGGTGTCCTCCCCGGTGCCGTCGGCGCGGGCGTGCGCGAGTTCGCGCTGCAGGTCCCAGGCCTCGAGGTAGTCGATGGTGCCGACCTCGCGCACCGAGACCGGTCGGGTGTCGGCGCGACAGGAGATGTTCGCTGTGCTCACCCCGCGACCCTACGCCGTCGGTTTCGGCGCCGGCAGCAGTCGCAGCGCGAGCGCGGTCAGCAGGCCGACGCCGAGGACGCCGAGGGTGGCTCCGACCAGGTCCGTCAGCCAGTGCACGTCGAGGAGCACCCGGCAGAGTGCGGCGAGGACCACAGCCGAGGCCGACACCAGCACCGCCATCCGCACCCGCTCACGGGCCAGCCACGCGCACAGGACCACGGCGGTGAACCCGACCGACGCCACCGATACCACGTGCCCGCTGGGGAAGCTGAAATCCGGGTAGTCCGTCGGCCGGGCCCGCTCGAACAGCGGTTTGACCAGCGACACCGCCCGGCACGCCGCCAGCAGCAGCGCCGCCCGCAGCAGCAACCCGGCCCTGGGGCGCACGAGCGCCGCCGCCACCAGCAGGCCGACCACCGCGACCGCGGGCAGGATCGGCCCGAGCACAACCGTCACGACCGACGCCACCGACCGCAGCCCCAAGCCGTCGCCCGCGGTGTCGGCGACGAACCGGTCGACGTCCGGGACCGGTCCTGACACCACCAGGCCGAGCAGGATGAACGCGATCACCAGCGCCGCACCGAGTGACCTCACTGCCCTTCGACCGCCTCCAGCGCGGCGTCGACAGTGTTGAACGTGAAGGTGAAGCCGTTGTCCAGCAACACCTTCGGCACGACCCGCTGGCTGAGCAGGATCTCGTCGGCCAGGTCGCCCAGCGCGGCTTTGAGCGCGAAGCGCGGCACGGTGAAGGGGGCCGGGCGGTGCTTGACCCGGCCGAACGCGGCGGTGAACTCGGCGTTCGTCGCGGGCGTCGGACCGGCCAGGTTGACTGGCCCGGCGACATCGCCGCCCAGCAGGAACACCAGCCCGCCGATGTGGTCGTCGAGGTGGATCCACGGCATGTACTGCTCGCCGCTGCCGAGCTTGCCGCCCAGCGCCAGGGCGAACAGCGGGCGCAGCGGCCCGAGCAGGCCGCCCTTGCGCGACAGGACCGACGCGGTGCGGGCCAGCACGACCCGGGTGCCCGCCGCCTTCGCGGGCTCCGTGGCGGCCTCCCAGTGCGCGCACAGCTCGGCGAGGAATCCGCGGCCGACCGGCGCGGACTCGTCGACCGTCGAGGCGCCCGTGTCGCCGTAGACGCCGACCGCCGAGGCGTTGATCAACACCGGCACACCGGTCTCGGCGATCTTCGCCGCCAGCACCTCGGTGGGCTCGATCCGGCTGTCGAGCAGCACCTGCTTGCGCGCCTGGCTCCACCGCCGGTCGCCGATGCCCACGCCGCACAGGTTGACCACCGCGTCGACGCCGTCGAGCACGCCGGAGTCCATCCGGCCCGCGGGCGGATCCCACTCGCGCTCGTCGGGCGCGTGCGGGGTGCGGCGGACCAGCCGGAGCACCTCGTGCCCGTCCTTGCGGAGCCTGGCGACGAGTGCGGTCCCGATGAGGCCGGACGAACCGGCGACGACTACGCGCATGACCCGATCGTGCCGAATATCCCAAAGGGACGCTTGATCGGGTGGGCCGCTAACGCCGCTGGGCCGCCCCGGTCGGGACGGCCCAGCGGTGTGGAACGGGTGTTCTCAGAGGCCGAGTTCGCTCTCGAACGCGCCCTCTTCCAGGCGGTTCTTGACCGCGGTGAGGAAGCGGCCCGCGTCGGCACCGTCGACCAGGCGGTGGTCATAGGTCAGCGCGAGGTAGACCATCGAGCGGACGGCGATCGTGTCGTCGCCGTTCTCGTCGGTCAGCACCACGGGCCGCTTGACGACCAGGCCGACGCCCAGGATGCCGACCTGCGGCAGCTGGATAATCGGCGAGTCCCACAGCGCGCCCTGGCTGCCCAGGTTGGTCAGGTTGAACGTCGCGCCGAACAGCTCGTCCGGGGTGACCTTGTTCGCCCTGGTGCGCTCCGCGACATCGGCGATCTTGTGCGCGAGGCCCGCGATGTTCAGCCCGCCCGCGTCGCGGATGGCCGGGGTCAGCAGACCGCGGTCGGTGTCCACGGCGATGCCGAGGTTCTCCGTGCCGTGGTAGGTGACCTCGGTGCCGTCCTCGCTGATCGAGGCGTTGAGCTTCGGGTGCTGCTTGAGCGCCTCGACGGTCGCCTTGGCGAAGAACGGCAGGAACGTCAGCTTGACGCCCTCACGCTGCTCGAACGCGGACTTGGCCTTGGACCGCAGCTTCGCGATCTTGGTGACGTCGACCTCGACGACCTGGGTGAGCTGGGCCGCGGTCTGCAGCGACTCGACCATGCGGCGCGAGACCGTCTGGCGCAGTCGCGACATCTTCTGCGTCGTGCCGCGCAGCGAGGAGTCCGGCCCGGTGGGGGCCTTGCTCGCGGCGGGCGCGGCGGCGGGGGCCGCGGCGGCGGGCTTGGGCGCCTTGGCCGCCTCAGCGGCTTCCAGGACGTCCTGCTTGCGGATGCGGCCGCCGACGCCGGTGCCCTTCACCGACGCGAGGTCGATGTTGTTCTCCGCCGCGAGCTTGCGCACGAGCGGGGTCACGTAGGGGGCGTTGTCGTTGGCGGGCGCGCTCACCGGGGGAGCGGCCGGAGCCTGCTGCGCTGGAGCCTGCTGGGCCGGAGCCGCCGGGGCGGGCGCGGGCGCTTCCTGGGCGGGCGGCGCCTGCTGAACCGGGGGAGCCTGCTTGGGCGCCTCAGGCTCAGGGGCCTTGGCCGGAGCCGGGGCCTCCGCCGGAGCGGCGCCCGCCGCCCCGATGACGCCGAGCTTGCCGCCCACGTCGACCGTGGTGTCCTCGCCCGCGGTGATCTCGAGCAGGGTGCCCGCGACCGGCGACGGGATCTCGGTGTCGACCTTGTCGGTGGACACCTCCAGCAGCGGCTCGTCGACCTCGACGGTCTCGCCGACCTGCTTGAGCCAGCGGGTGACGGTGCCCTCGGTGACGCTCTCGCCCAGCGCGGGCATGGTCACGTCGGTGCCCTTGCCGTTGCCGGTGGGGGCGTCCTGGTCGGGCGCGGGGCCTTCGGTCGCCCCCGAGGAAGGCTCCGCCTCGGCCTGTGGAGCGGGCTCAGGAGCGGGCTGCTCGGTGGACGGCTCGTCGACCGTGGACTGCTCCTGAGCGGGTTGCTCGGGAGCCTGCTGCTCGGAAGACCCGGAATCAGCGGATCCGTCGCCGATCACCGCGAGCTCGGCGCCCACGGCGACGGTCTCGTCCTCCTGCGCGACGATCTTCTGCAGGGTGCCCGCGACCGGCGACGGGATCTCGGTGTCGACCTTGTCGGTCGACACCTCCAGCAACGGCTCGTCGACCTCGACGGTGTCGCCCTCTTGCTTGAGCCACCGGGTGACGGTGCCTTCGGTGACGCTCTCCCCGAGCGCCGGCATCTCTACGGAGAACGCCATGGTTTCGTGGACTCCTCGTGCTTTTCTGCGTTTGGCTGACTGGTGGGCTGAGCCGTCCGGCGGTCAGCCGTGCACGTGCAGGGGCTTGCCCGCCAGAGCGAGGAAGGCCTCGCCCATGGCTTCGTTCTGGGTGGGGTGCGCGTGGATGAGCGGCGCGACGTCCTCCGGGTAGGCCTCCCAGCTGTAGATCAGCTGGGCCTCCCCGATGAGTTCGCCGACCCGCTCGCCGACCATGGTCACGCCGACGACGGGGCCGTCGGGCGCCTTGATCAGCTTGATGCCGCCGCTGGTCTTGAGGATCTGGCTCTTGCCGTTGCCCGCGAGGTTGTAGACCAGCGTCTCGGCGGAGCCGTACTTCTCCTTGGCCTGCGCCTCGGACAGGCCGACCGAGGCCACCTCCGGGTTGCAGTAGGTGACCTTGGGGATGCCCGCCTCGTCGATCACCTTCGGGTTGAGCCCGGCGATCTCCTCGGCGATGAAGATGCCCTGCTGGAAGCCGCGGTGGGCCAGCTGCAGGCCGGGGACCAGGTCGCCGACCGCGAAGACGTTGGGCAGGTTGGTGCGCAGCCGCTCGTCGGTCAGGACGAAGCCGCGGTCCATCTTGACCCCGGCCTCCTCGTAGCCCATGCCCGAGCTGCTGGGGCCGCGGCCGACCGCGACGAGCAGCAGGTCGGCGTCGAAGGTCTCGCCGGACTCCAGCGAGACGGTGACGGCGGCGTCGGTCTGGGTGGCGCCACTGAAGCGGACGCCGGTCTTGAACTTGATGCCGCGCTTGCGGAACGCGCGCTCGACCTGCTTGGAGGCCCACTCGTCCTCCAGCGGGACCAGCCGGGGCAGCGCCTCGACGATGGTCACGTCGGCGCCGAAGGAGCGCCACACGCTGGCGAACTCGACGCCGATGACGCCGCCGCCCAGGACGACGACCTTCTCCGGCACGTAGTCGAGGCTGAGCGCCTGGTCGCTGGTGACGATGCGGCCGCCGATGTCGAGACCGGGCAGCGTCTTGGCGTACGAGCCGGTGGCCAGCACGACGTTCTTGCCGGTGTAGCGGGTGCCGCCGACCTCGACGGTGTTCGGGCCGACGAACTTGCCCTCACCCTCCACAAGGGTCACCTTGTTGGCCTTGACCAGGCCCAGCAGGCCCTTGTGCAGGCCCGCGACGATGCCGTCCTTGTAGCTGTTGACACCGTTCATGTCGATGCCCTCGAGCGAGGTCTTCACACCGAACTGGTCGCCCTCGCGCGCGATGTCGGCGACCTCAGCGGCGTGCAGCAGCGCCTTGGTCGGAATGCAGCCTCGGTGCAGGCAGGTTCCACCGACCTTGTCCTTCTCGATCAGGATGACGGAAAGTCCTAGCCCGGCCGCGCGGAACGCGCAGGCGTAGCCTCCGGACCCGCCTCCCAGGATCACCAGGTCAGCGGAGGTGTCAGTCACGGGGTCTCCTCGACAAGCGACAGCGTTGTTTTCCGGTGGGCGCGGCGTCGCGGACGACGGCTCGCCACCACACGCCATCTTGTCACTATGGGAGGCAGGCTTGCGAGGTGGCCGGGGGTCTCGGGCCATTCACCGGGACAATGGACGCAGACGAGGTTTCGGAGGTGGCGGACATGGGGGTTTTCGACTCCCTGCGGCGCAAGCGCAAGCCGGGCGTGCTGCGCGGTGCGACCAAGGAGGACACGAGTCACCTGGACGAGTGGGCGGCCAGCCGCACCGGCGTCGAGGCGTACGTGGAACCCAGGACGAACGTGACGGACACGACAATCGTGCTGGTCGCC is drawn from Actinokineospora alba and contains these coding sequences:
- the lpdA gene encoding dihydrolipoyl dehydrogenase, which translates into the protein MTDTSADLVILGGGSGGYACAFRAAGLGLSVILIEKDKVGGTCLHRGCIPTKALLHAAEVADIAREGDQFGVKTSLEGIDMNGVNSYKDGIVAGLHKGLLGLVKANKVTLVEGEGKFVGPNTVEVGGTRYTGKNVVLATGSYAKTLPGLDIGGRIVTSDQALSLDYVPEKVVVLGGGVIGVEFASVWRSFGADVTIVEALPRLVPLEDEWASKQVERAFRKRGIKFKTGVRFSGATQTDAAVTVSLESGETFDADLLLVAVGRGPSSSGMGYEEAGVKMDRGFVLTDERLRTNLPNVFAVGDLVPGLQLAHRGFQQGIFIAEEIAGLNPKVIDEAGIPKVTYCNPEVASVGLSEAQAKEKYGSAETLVYNLAGNGKSQILKTSGGIKLIKAPDGPVVGVTMVGERVGELIGEAQLIYSWEAYPEDVAPLIHAHPTQNEAMGEAFLALAGKPLHVHG
- the sucB gene encoding 2-oxoglutarate dehydrogenase, E2 component, dihydrolipoamide succinyltransferase — its product is MAFSVEMPALGESVTEGTVTRWLKQEGDTVEVDEPLLEVSTDKVDTEIPSPVAGTLQKIVAQEDETVAVGAELAVIGDGSADSGSSEQQAPEQPAQEQSTVDEPSTEQPAPEPAPQAEAEPSSGATEGPAPDQDAPTGNGKGTDVTMPALGESVTEGTVTRWLKQVGETVEVDEPLLEVSTDKVDTEIPSPVAGTLLEITAGEDTTVDVGGKLGVIGAAGAAPAEAPAPAKAPEPEAPKQAPPVQQAPPAQEAPAPAPAAPAQQAPAQQAPAAPPVSAPANDNAPYVTPLVRKLAAENNIDLASVKGTGVGGRIRKQDVLEAAEAAKAPKPAAAAPAAAPAASKAPTGPDSSLRGTTQKMSRLRQTVSRRMVESLQTAAQLTQVVEVDVTKIAKLRSKAKSAFEQREGVKLTFLPFFAKATVEALKQHPKLNASISEDGTEVTYHGTENLGIAVDTDRGLLTPAIRDAGGLNIAGLAHKIADVAERTRANKVTPDELFGATFNLTNLGSQGALWDSPIIQLPQVGILGVGLVVKRPVVLTDENGDDTIAVRSMVYLALTYDHRLVDGADAGRFLTAVKNRLEEGAFESELGL
- a CDS encoding oxidoreductase, whose translation is MGVFDSLRRKRKPGVLRGATKEDTSHLDEWAASRTGVEAYVEPRTNVTDTTIVLVAHDGEWTRRRIADPEAAFAFAKKRAMPIYEVAKVGYPQRMRDYMARQKREGRP
- a CDS encoding TIGR01777 family oxidoreductase codes for the protein MRVVVAGSSGLIGTALVARLRKDGHEVLRLVRRTPHAPDEREWDPPAGRMDSGVLDGVDAVVNLCGVGIGDRRWSQARKQVLLDSRIEPTEVLAAKIAETGVPVLINASAVGVYGDTGASTVDESAPVGRGFLAELCAHWEAATEPAKAAGTRVVLARTASVLSRKGGLLGPLRPLFALALGGKLGSGEQYMPWIHLDDHIGGLVFLLGGDVAGPVNLAGPTPATNAEFTAAFGRVKHRPAPFTVPRFALKAALGDLADEILLSQRVVPKVLLDNGFTFTFNTVDAALEAVEGQ